A genomic segment from Pseudomonas sp. S09G 359 encodes:
- a CDS encoding acetyl-CoA C-acetyltransferase: protein MSDYSFNPAPTRRVAIIGGNRIPFARSNTVYAHDSNQDLLVAALQGLVDRYNLHGQRLGEFAAGAVIKHSRDFNLARESLLSTTLSPDTPAYDVQQACGTGLEAALLVANKIALGQIEVGIAGGADTTSDAPIGINESLRHTLLAANRAKGLGDKLKTLLKVRPGMFFQPLLPRNGEPRTGLSMGEHCEEMAKRWQIKRLAQDELTLTSHQRLDAAYTRGFFDDLISPYRGLARDNNLRADASLEKLAGLSPAYDRQHGSLTAGNSTPLTDGASVVLLASEAWAAQHGWPVLAYLRTGETAAVNFVDGTEGLLMAPAYAVPRMLKREGLSFADFDFFEIHEAFAAQVLCTLKAWEDADYCRERLGLEAPLGSIDRAKMNVNGGSLGCGHPFAATGGRQLATLAKTIHANGGGRGLISICAAGGLGITAIVEK from the coding sequence ATGAGTGACTACAGTTTCAACCCGGCCCCCACCCGCCGTGTGGCGATCATTGGCGGTAACCGCATTCCCTTTGCCCGCTCCAACACGGTGTACGCCCACGACAGCAACCAGGACCTGTTGGTGGCCGCGCTGCAAGGCCTGGTCGACCGCTACAACCTGCACGGCCAGCGCCTGGGGGAGTTTGCCGCCGGTGCGGTGATCAAGCACTCGCGGGATTTCAACCTGGCGCGTGAGTCGCTGCTGTCCACCACGCTGTCCCCCGACACGCCGGCCTACGACGTGCAGCAGGCCTGCGGCACCGGCCTCGAAGCGGCCTTGCTGGTGGCGAATAAAATCGCCCTCGGCCAGATCGAGGTGGGCATCGCCGGTGGCGCCGACACCACCTCGGATGCGCCCATCGGCATCAATGAATCCCTGCGCCATACCTTGCTTGCGGCCAACCGCGCCAAGGGCCTGGGCGACAAGCTGAAGACCTTGCTCAAGGTGCGCCCGGGGATGTTTTTCCAGCCGCTGTTGCCGCGCAATGGCGAGCCGCGTACCGGCCTGTCCATGGGCGAGCACTGCGAAGAAATGGCCAAGCGCTGGCAGATCAAACGCCTGGCCCAAGATGAACTGACCCTCACCAGCCATCAGCGCCTGGATGCCGCGTATACACGCGGTTTTTTCGACGACCTGATCAGCCCCTATCGTGGCCTCGCGCGGGACAACAACCTGCGCGCCGACGCCAGCCTGGAAAAGCTCGCGGGCCTGTCCCCGGCCTATGACCGTCAGCACGGCAGCCTCACGGCGGGCAACTCCACGCCACTCACCGATGGCGCCTCGGTGGTGCTGCTGGCCAGTGAAGCATGGGCCGCGCAACACGGCTGGCCGGTGCTGGCGTACCTGCGCACCGGCGAGACCGCGGCGGTGAATTTCGTCGATGGCACCGAAGGCCTGCTGATGGCCCCGGCCTATGCCGTGCCGCGCATGCTCAAACGCGAAGGGTTGAGCTTTGCCGACTTCGATTTCTTTGAGATCCATGAAGCTTTTGCAGCGCAGGTGCTGTGCACCCTCAAGGCCTGGGAAGACGCCGACTACTGCCGCGAGAGGCTAGGCTTGGAGGCGCCGCTGGGCAGCATCGACCGCGCCAAAATGAACGTCAACGGCGGCTCGCTGGGTTGCGGCCACCCGTTTGCCGCCACCGGTGGCCGGCAACTGGCGACGCTGGCCAAGACCATCCACGCCAACGGCGGCGGTCGCGGCCTGATCTCGATCTGTGCGGCCGGTGGGCTGGGCATCACTGCCATCGTCGAAAAGTAG
- a CDS encoding AMP-binding protein — MNAVSQEQTERIWLNAYLPGVPADIDAAIEDYPSLREVFLEHLEKYRERVAYVSIGTEMTYADWQVQGHAFAAWLQGQGVQPGDRVALMMPNCLQYPICLLGTILAGAVVVNVNPLYTSHELKHLLKDSGAETVVIFENFAHTLEKVVAGSSVKRVVVAAIGDLLGTFKGAAMNFILRRVQKQVPSFNLRGSVRFNQVLKQGRALNHFPVGMHLDDLAFLQYTGGTTGDAKGVMLSHRNIIANLLQAKAWVGDQLDQHKQETNVTLLPLYHIFSLTVNCLMFMCLGGRNILIANPRDVKRVQMILRKERFNGIAGVNTLFNGLLENKEFCARDFSDLRMVIAGGMATHTAVAKRWKEVTGLPIIEGYGLTECSPVVSISPIDIARMREMEFTGSIGVPLPSTWVRFVREDGELAEIGEQGELQVRGPQVMQGYWMRPKETAEVLDAEGWLSTGDIGVMDARGYIRLVDRKKDMILVSGFNVYPNEIEDVVALHPGVGEVAAVGVEDGVTGEKVKIIVVRKDPNLTQEQILAHCREYLTGYKMPKYVEFRTTELPKTTVGKVLRRALR, encoded by the coding sequence ATGAACGCTGTAAGCCAGGAACAAACCGAACGGATCTGGTTGAACGCTTACCTGCCCGGCGTCCCGGCGGATATCGACGCCGCTATCGAAGACTACCCGTCGTTGCGCGAGGTGTTCCTGGAACACCTGGAGAAGTACCGCGAGCGGGTGGCCTACGTGAGCATCGGCACCGAAATGACCTACGCCGATTGGCAGGTGCAAGGCCACGCGTTTGCCGCCTGGCTGCAGGGCCAGGGCGTGCAACCGGGTGACCGCGTGGCGCTGATGATGCCCAACTGCCTGCAATACCCGATCTGTTTGCTGGGCACCATCCTGGCCGGGGCGGTGGTAGTCAACGTCAACCCGTTGTACACCTCCCATGAGCTGAAACATCTGCTCAAGGACAGCGGCGCGGAAACCGTGGTGATCTTTGAAAACTTCGCCCACACCCTGGAAAAAGTCGTGGCCGGCAGCAGCGTCAAGCGCGTGGTGGTGGCGGCTATTGGCGACTTGCTCGGCACCTTCAAGGGCGCGGCCATGAACTTCATCCTGCGCCGCGTTCAAAAGCAGGTGCCGAGCTTCAACCTGCGCGGTTCGGTGCGGTTCAACCAGGTGCTCAAGCAGGGCCGGGCGCTCAACCATTTTCCGGTGGGCATGCACCTCGATGACCTGGCGTTCCTGCAATACACCGGCGGCACCACGGGGGACGCCAAGGGCGTGATGCTCAGCCACCGCAATATCATCGCCAACCTGCTGCAAGCCAAGGCCTGGGTCGGCGACCAGTTGGACCAGCACAAGCAGGAAACCAACGTCACCCTGCTGCCGCTGTACCACATCTTCTCGCTGACGGTGAATTGCCTGATGTTTATGTGCCTGGGCGGGCGCAACATCCTCATTGCCAACCCGCGGGATGTGAAGCGGGTGCAGATGATCCTGCGCAAGGAGCGTTTCAACGGCATCGCTGGGGTCAACACGCTGTTTAACGGCTTGCTGGAGAACAAGGAATTCTGCGCGCGGGACTTTTCCGATCTGCGCATGGTAATCGCCGGCGGCATGGCCACCCACACGGCGGTGGCCAAGCGCTGGAAGGAAGTCACCGGGTTGCCGATCATCGAAGGCTACGGCCTGACCGAGTGTTCGCCGGTGGTGAGCATCAGCCCCATCGACATTGCGCGCATGCGCGAGATGGAATTCACCGGCAGCATTGGCGTGCCGTTGCCGTCGACCTGGGTGCGTTTTGTCCGCGAAGACGGCGAGTTGGCTGAGATCGGCGAGCAGGGCGAGTTGCAAGTGCGCGGCCCGCAGGTGATGCAGGGCTACTGGATGCGACCCAAGGAAACCGCCGAGGTGCTGGATGCCGAGGGCTGGTTGTCCACTGGCGATATCGGCGTGATGGACGCGCGCGGTTACATCCGCCTGGTGGACCGCAAGAAGGACATGATCCTGGTGTCGGGCTTCAACGTGTACCCCAATGAAATCGAAGACGTGGTGGCGTTGCACCCAGGCGTGGGCGAAGTGGCGGCGGTTGGCGTGGAGGATGGCGTGACCGGCGAGAAGGTCAAGATCATCGTGGTGCGCAAGGACCCGAACCTGACCCAGGAACAGATTCTGGCGCACTGCCGGGAGTACCTGACGGGGTACAAAATGCCCAAGTATGTGGAGTTTCGGACCACAGAGTTGCCCAAGACCACTGTCGGAAAAGTACTGCGCCGCGCCTTGCGCTGA
- a CDS encoding Gfo/Idh/MocA family protein, with product MRELGIGLIGTGFMGRAHALAFNNARAVFELPVTLKLAALADADTERARRCATAWGFAQAHGDWQALIDDPAVDVVAITTPNHLHYPMAMAALAAGKAVYCEKPLAVSLEQADAMRRAASTAGVVTRVGYNYQHNPMISLARQMIANGDLGEIISFQGEFSEDFMADPASPWSWRCEVAHAGGALADLGSHLLSMARYLVGDVVSVCADTQTVHAQRPASKGSSELKNIAVDDQVHALLRFANGARGTVSSSWLKHGYKNHLSFEISGTQGTLAFDQERLNELRLCRVGQDGFQRLLAGPALPGYAAFSPAAGHQLGYNELKTLEVQELIMAVAGQGADGTDFEAAWAVERLATAIRVAAAEERWVKVDSV from the coding sequence ATGCGTGAACTCGGAATCGGTTTGATCGGCACAGGTTTCATGGGCCGCGCCCATGCCTTGGCGTTCAACAATGCTCGGGCGGTGTTCGAACTGCCGGTAACCCTCAAGCTGGCCGCCCTGGCCGATGCCGACACCGAACGCGCCCGACGTTGTGCCACGGCCTGGGGCTTTGCCCAGGCCCACGGCGACTGGCAGGCACTGATCGATGACCCGGCGGTGGATGTGGTCGCGATCACCACGCCGAACCATCTGCATTACCCCATGGCCATGGCCGCGCTTGCCGCCGGCAAGGCGGTGTACTGTGAAAAACCCCTGGCCGTGAGCCTGGAGCAGGCCGACGCGATGCGCCGCGCCGCGAGCACCGCCGGGGTGGTCACGCGAGTCGGCTACAACTACCAGCACAACCCGATGATCAGCCTGGCGCGGCAGATGATCGCCAACGGCGACCTCGGCGAGATCATCAGCTTCCAGGGCGAGTTCAGCGAAGACTTCATGGCCGACCCGGCGTCGCCGTGGTCGTGGCGCTGTGAAGTGGCGCATGCCGGTGGCGCCTTGGCGGATTTGGGCAGCCACTTGTTGTCGATGGCGCGTTACCTGGTCGGCGACGTCGTCAGTGTGTGTGCCGATACCCAGACCGTGCATGCCCAACGCCCGGCGTCAAAGGGAAGCAGCGAGCTGAAAAACATCGCGGTGGATGATCAGGTGCACGCTCTCCTGCGTTTCGCCAACGGCGCGCGCGGCACGGTGAGCAGCAGTTGGCTCAAGCATGGCTACAAGAACCACCTGAGTTTCGAGATCAGCGGCACTCAAGGCACGCTGGCGTTCGACCAAGAGCGCCTCAACGAACTGCGCCTGTGCCGGGTCGGCCAGGACGGTTTCCAGCGCCTGCTGGCCGGCCCTGCCCTGCCCGGCTACGCCGCCTTCAGCCCGGCGGCGGGGCACCAGTTGGGGTACAACGAACTGAAGACGCTGGAAGTGCAGGAATTGATCATGGCCGTGGCTGGCCAAGGTGCGGACGGCACTGACTTTGAGGCAGCGTGGGCGGTGGAGCGGCTGGCGACGGCGATTCGGGTGGCGGCGGCTGAGGAGCGCTGGGTGAAAGTGGACTCGGTCTGA
- a CDS encoding MaoC/PaaZ C-terminal domain-containing protein, translating into MDYVTQIIDPAPTRTQLLLDGVRALRKPKLDGAPLLPKERLVRSAVEISAAGVAAYGRACGFRREQGVPLSYPHVLAFPLHLMLLTRPSFPYPASGMVHLANRIRQHQRLHEGQALRLEVYCERWVAHPKGQALSIATRAYSAGTLVWESDSLYLRRDVKDPLGEPWLDTLPLQEEGLLRTQRWVLPADLGRRFAKVSGDFNPIHTSLIGAKIFGFRRAIAHGMWTLGRALAAQQPPGGLGQAEAHCDFKLPIFLPGQVALWNRPVTGPRREFEVRNVAGDKPHMRGLFIWNESLK; encoded by the coding sequence TGCGCAAACCCAAGCTCGACGGAGCGCCGCTGCTGCCCAAGGAGCGTCTGGTGCGCTCGGCGGTGGAAATCTCCGCGGCGGGCGTCGCGGCGTATGGCCGTGCTTGTGGCTTTCGCCGCGAGCAGGGCGTGCCGCTGTCGTATCCCCATGTGCTGGCGTTCCCCTTGCACTTGATGCTGCTGACGCGGCCAAGCTTTCCGTACCCGGCGAGTGGCATGGTGCATCTGGCCAACCGCATTCGCCAGCACCAGCGCCTGCATGAAGGCCAGGCGTTGCGCCTGGAGGTGTATTGCGAGCGTTGGGTCGCGCACCCCAAGGGCCAGGCGCTGAGCATCGCCACCCGCGCCTACAGCGCCGGCACCCTGGTGTGGGAAAGCGACAGCCTGTACCTGCGTCGCGACGTGAAAGATCCGCTGGGCGAGCCGTGGCTAGACACGCTGCCCCTGCAGGAAGAGGGCCTGCTGCGTACCCAGCGCTGGGTCTTGCCTGCCGACCTGGGGCGGCGCTTTGCCAAGGTGTCGGGGGATTTCAACCCGATTCACACCTCGCTGATCGGCGCAAAGATCTTCGGTTTTCGGCGCGCCATTGCCCATGGCATGTGGACCCTCGGCCGCGCCCTGGCAGCCCAGCAACCGCCGGGCGGGTTGGGCCAGGCCGAAGCCCACTGTGATTTCAAGTTGCCGATCTTCCTGCCCGGCCAGGTCGCCCTGTGGAATCGCCCCGTGACCGGCCCGCGCCGTGAGTTTGAGGTACGCAATGTTGCTGGCGACAAACCCCATATGCGCGGGTTGTTCATCTGGAATGAGAGCCTTAAATGA